The nucleotide window ACGAAGAGCAGCAGGGCCAGGTAGCCGGCGGCGAAGCCCACCGGGTACCAGAGGACGTCGACGCCGTAGCGCAGGATCAGGCCGGCCACGCCGAGGAATGAGGCCGCGGAGAGGTATTCGCCGCCGATCGCGGCGGCGTTCCAGGTGGGGCTGACCGACCGGGAGGCGACCAGGAAGTCCGAGGTGGTCCGGGCGAACCGCAGCCCGTACGCGCCGATGCCGATCGTGATCGCGGTGACCAGGATCAGCCCCGGAATGACGTACGGGTTCACGCTTCCGGCCTGTTGATCACGGCGGCGAAGTCCTGCTCGTTCCGTTCGGCCCAGCGGACGTACGCGACGCCGACGCCGACGAGGAACGGGAACGAGAGCACGCCGAGCAGCACCCAGGGCAGGTTGGCGCCGAAGACCTTGGCCTTGCCGACCGCCGGGGCGACGGCGAAGAGCAGCGGCAGGGCGCCGAGGCCCGCCACCACCACCAGCGAGAGCCGCAGTGCCAGGGCGAGCTGGGCCCGGACCAGGCCCTTGACCAGGGCCTCGCCCACCGGGGTCTGCTCCGCGAGGTCCACCTTGGCGCGATCCGCCGGTGGGCGGCGAGCCGCTACCTCCCCGAGGACCACCCGGGTCCTCGGGGGCTTCGCTTCGCCGTCCATGCCCGGCAGTCTCGCCGACGCGTGTCCATTGTCAAGCCCGGGCGGCCTATCGGGTTCCGTAGCCGTCCGGGCAGCTCGTGGTGGGCCTCGGCGGGTTGGCAGCCAGCTCTTCCCGGGCCTGCCGGCGGGAGAGGTTCCAGCCGCGCCAGTCGTCCGGGTCGACGGCCAGATCGCGGGCGACCGGGTACAGCGCGCAGGCGCGCTTGTCGCCGGTGAGGCGGTTCAGGGCCGGGACCGCGTCCGGCGAGAGGTTCGAGAGGTAGGCGGTGTCGATCCGGTCGGTTTGCTCGTAGCGCGTGACGTTGCGGTCGGCGATCAGCCGGTCCGGGTTGGCCGCGGCCAGGCTCAGCAGGGCCAGGACTCCGGCGGCCACGACCGCCCGGGGCAGCCAGAGCGCCTTGAGGCGGATGCCGGCGATCAGGACCAGGACGAAGGTCAGGCCCAGCCACATCTCGCAGACGGCGACCAGCACCCGCAGGCGGGTCAGGCCGTAGCTGTCCGCGTACAGGTCCATGCGGTGCAGTGCCGAGGCGACGATGACCAGGGTCAGCGCCGCGAGGGTGCCGAGGACGGCGCGGATCAGCACGCGGTCGGTGCGGGTCTCCCGGGGCGCCCAGCGTGCCGCGCCGGCCAGCACCGCCAGGGTGAGGCCCGTGACCACCAGGAGCTGCCAGAAGCCGCTGCGGGCGTACTCCGCGTAGGTCAGGCCCTCGGTGTCCAGGACGTGCTTGGAGTCTCCGAACAGGACGGTGAGCTGCACACCGACGAACATCGCGAAGAGCAGGACCAGCAGGGTCAGCGGGACCGCCCACTCCAGGCGTGCCACCCGGCGCGTGCCCGGGCCGTCCAGCCCGGTCAGGTCCGGCGGGGCCGCCCGCAGGTACGCCGCGCCGCCGAGGATGAAGGTCGTCACGAGGGAGACGAAGATCCACCGGGCGATCGTGCCGCCGCTGATGTCGGGGAAGGCGTTCTCGATCAGGTCGGCGAAGGCCGCGTCCGCCGAGGCGAACAGCGAACCGAAGACGACGAGCAGGGCGATCGAGACCGCGACCGTCGCCGTGATCCGCAGGGCGTTGCCGCCGCCACCGCGCCGGCCGACGGCGGCGATGCCGCGCCCGGCCCACGGCAGCGAGCGGAAGCCCGCCAGCGGGGCGAAGACGGAGGCGAGGATCATCGCGCGGAACGACCGGCCGCCCGCGACGGCGAGCGCTCCGGTCAGCACGGCCGTGCAGAGGCAGAGCAGGAACAGCCAGCCCGCGGACCGGAACGTGCCGACGCCGAGCAGCGCGACCGTCGCCGCCGACCAGGCGAAGCGTGCCTTGGGCAGGGCGCGCGGGCGCCAGCCGACGAGGGGCTTCGGCGCGGTCGCCGGCGCACGGTGCGGCATCGCGCGCGCCACGATCAGGGCGACGACGCCCGCGATCGCGGTGATCAGCCAGCCGAGGCCGGCCCGGTCGAGCGGGATGCTGAGCGCGCCGATCAGGCCCGCGAGGGGCACCGCGATGACGGTTGCCGCGGTGGCCGCCCGGCCGGGGCCGGGCCAGCGCCGGCCGAATCCGGACTGCGCGGGCCACGGTCCGTGCAGCGGCGGGTGGTGGATGGCGCCCGGCTGCTGCGGCACCGGCTGCGGCGTCGCGGCCGGCGGCCGCCCGCCCGTCGGCGTCGCCGGGGAGGTGAGGGTCGCCGGTCGCGGCGGGCCGGCCGGGCTGGTCTGTGGGGGTGTCGGGTCAGTCGGCACGGTCTTCTCCGTCTTCAGGTGGTCGGCCTCAGGGGCAGCGTCACGTGGATGTGGCAGCCCGGGCGGTTCCGGGTCGGTTCCGGGGCGCCGGTCGGGTCGACGACCGCGATCGTGCCGTGGTGCAGTTGGACCACCCAGCGGGCGATCGCCAGGCCGAGGCCGGTGCCGCCGTCGGTGGCCCGCTCGCCCCGGGTGAAGCGTTCGAAGACCCGGTCCCGGTCGGCGGCCGGTATGCCGTCGCCCTCGTCGGCCACCGCCAGCAGGACGTGCTCGTCGTGGCGTTCGGCGCGGACCGTGACGGTGCCGCCCGGCGGGCTGTGCCGGGCCGCGTTGTCCAGCAGGTTCGCGAAGACCTGGTGCAGGCGCTCGCGGTCGCCCTCGATGCGGATCTCCGGCGCCGAGACCTGGAAGCGCACGTCGTGGCCGGCGCCGTCCGCGTTGACCGTCGCCTCGCGGACCACGTCGCCGAGGAACCGGCGCACGTCGATCGGCGCGCGGGCCAGCGGCACCACGCCCGCGTCCAGGCGGGACAGGTCGAGCAGCTCGGTGACCAGCCGGCCCAGGCGTTCCGTCTGGATCAGCGCGGTCTTCATGGTGTCCGGCTCCGCGGTGCTGACGCCGTCGACGATGTTCTCCAGCAGGCCCCGCAGGGCGGTGATCGGGGTGCGTAGCTCGTGCGAGACGTTGGCGATCAGTTCGCGGCGCTGCCGGTCAGCCGCCGCCAGGTCCGCCGCCATCTGGTTGAACGCCGTGGCCAGCTCGCCGACCTCGTCGCGGGAGGTCGCGCGGACCCGGCGGGTGTAGTCGCCGTGCGCCATCGCCTTGGCCGCGACGGTCATCTCGCGCAGCGGCACCGTGGCGCCGTGCGCGATGACCTGGAGGGTGACCAGGCCCAGCGCGACGGCGATCGCGAACCAGGAGAGCTCGACCCGCACGAAGTCGAGGCTCCACCAGAAGATCAGCAGCCCGACGCCGCCGGCCAGGCCGAGGGCAAGGGCCAGCTTGGCCTTGATCGAGCGGACCGGGTCCAGCGGGCGCGGCAGCCAGCCGAGTGCGGCGCGCAGCAGCCGCATCATCGCCGGACCTCGAGCGCGTAGCCGACGCCGTGGACCGTGCGGATCAGGTCCGCGCCGAGCTTGCGCCGCAGACCCTTGATGTGGCTGTCGACCGTGCGGGTGCCCGAGGCGTCCGCCCAGCCCCACACGTCGGCGAGCAGCCGCTCGCGGGGCAGCACCGTGCGCGGGCGGCCCGCCAGGTGCACCAGCAGGTCGAACTCGGTCGGGGTCAGCCGGGCCTCGACCCCGGCCCGCAGCACCCGGCGCTCGGCCAGGTTGATCTCCAGGTCGCCGAGGCGGAGCATCGTGCTCTCCGCCGGCGCGACCGGCGCCGAGTTGCGCGTCGCCCGGCGCAGCAGGGCGTGCACCCGGGCGCTGAGCTCGCGCATCGAGAAGGGCTTGGTCAGGTAGTCGTCGGCGCCGACGGCCAGGCCGACGAGCAGGTCGGTCTCGTCGTCGCGGGCGGTGAGCATGAGGACCGGCACGGGACGCTCCGCCTGGATGCGGCGGCACACCTCCAGGCCGTCGAAGCCGGGCAGCATCACGTCGAGGACGATGGCGTCCGGCAGGGTCCGGCGGGCGGCCTCGACCGCGGCCGGGCCGTCGCCGGCGACCTCGACCACGAAGCCCTCCGCGCGCAG belongs to Amorphoplanes digitatis and includes:
- a CDS encoding response regulator transcription factor — its product is MTAQKVLVVEDERTIAEAVAARLRAEGFVVEVAGDGPAAVEAARRTLPDAIVLDVMLPGFDGLEVCRRIQAERPVPVLMLTARDDETDLLVGLAVGADDYLTKPFSMRELSARVHALLRRATRNSAPVAPAESTMLRLGDLEINLAERRVLRAGVEARLTPTEFDLLVHLAGRPRTVLPRERLLADVWGWADASGTRTVDSHIKGLRRKLGADLIRTVHGVGYALEVRR
- a CDS encoding HAMP domain-containing sensor histidine kinase; translated protein: MMRLLRAALGWLPRPLDPVRSIKAKLALALGLAGGVGLLIFWWSLDFVRVELSWFAIAVALGLVTLQVIAHGATVPLREMTVAAKAMAHGDYTRRVRATSRDEVGELATAFNQMAADLAAADRQRRELIANVSHELRTPITALRGLLENIVDGVSTAEPDTMKTALIQTERLGRLVTELLDLSRLDAGVVPLARAPIDVRRFLGDVVREATVNADGAGHDVRFQVSAPEIRIEGDRERLHQVFANLLDNAARHSPPGGTVTVRAERHDEHVLLAVADEGDGIPAADRDRVFERFTRGERATDGGTGLGLAIARWVVQLHHGTIAVVDPTGAPEPTRNRPGCHIHVTLPLRPTT
- a CDS encoding DUF485 domain-containing protein — protein: MDGEAKPPRTRVVLGEVAARRPPADRAKVDLAEQTPVGEALVKGLVRAQLALALRLSLVVVAGLGALPLLFAVAPAVGKAKVFGANLPWVLLGVLSFPFLVGVGVAYVRWAERNEQDFAAVINRPEA
- a CDS encoding DUF4153 domain-containing protein; this translates as MPTDPTPPQTSPAGPPRPATLTSPATPTGGRPPAATPQPVPQQPGAIHHPPLHGPWPAQSGFGRRWPGPGRAATAATVIAVPLAGLIGALSIPLDRAGLGWLITAIAGVVALIVARAMPHRAPATAPKPLVGWRPRALPKARFAWSAATVALLGVGTFRSAGWLFLLCLCTAVLTGALAVAGGRSFRAMILASVFAPLAGFRSLPWAGRGIAAVGRRGGGGNALRITATVAVSIALLVVFGSLFASADAAFADLIENAFPDISGGTIARWIFVSLVTTFILGGAAYLRAAPPDLTGLDGPGTRRVARLEWAVPLTLLVLLFAMFVGVQLTVLFGDSKHVLDTEGLTYAEYARSGFWQLLVVTGLTLAVLAGAARWAPRETRTDRVLIRAVLGTLAALTLVIVASALHRMDLYADSYGLTRLRVLVAVCEMWLGLTFVLVLIAGIRLKALWLPRAVVAAGVLALLSLAAANPDRLIADRNVTRYEQTDRIDTAYLSNLSPDAVPALNRLTGDKRACALYPVARDLAVDPDDWRGWNLSRRQAREELAANPPRPTTSCPDGYGTR